DNA from Mustela nigripes isolate SB6536 chromosome 14, MUSNIG.SB6536, whole genome shotgun sequence:
TGTCGCTCCTGCCGCTGCCGCATGCACGCGTTCACGTGGTGGATGAAGCGCTCGGCGGAGTCGATCTGCGCAGCGGGCGATGCGGGGGTCAGGTCTGGGGAGGGCCCCGAGCGGCAGAGGGGGGACCCGCCCGCCGCCCCGGTTACCATGGTGACGACGGCCTCCTTGGCGCGCGGCTCGTCCGTCCTCCTCAGCACCGACTTGAGCAGCAGCGGGTACTTGGTGAGCCGCTGGTGGGGCTTGGCCAGCATGTCGCTCAGCTTCAGCCGCTGGCACTGCGGGTGCTTCTCGGCCCACTGCGGCGCGGGCGGGGCTCAGGTAAGCTCCGCCCCCGTGCTCCTggcccccccccgggcccccccccccccccgggcccccccccccccccactgcgcTCACCGTGACATAGGCCCGGAAGAGGTCGTTGTCGCGCAGCAGGCCGCGCATGTACTCCATgcagccctcctcctccaggcagtaCCGGACGTAGGGCTTGAACAGGGAGCCGAACTGGCCCGGGGCGGAACAGGCCCGGTCACCGCGCGCTCTCCGCGGCCGGGCCCTGCGCCAGCCCCTCTTCAGGCACTTTCGGGACCACCCCAAGGTGTGGCAAGTGTTATCACCCCAGTGTCCACACCCAACTTCCGCGGAAGTGACCGCCCTCCCCAGGGAGGAAAGGCGGGTGGCCTGGTGGGGTTCAAACCCGGCGACCGACTCGGAGTTCTTTGTCCCGGAACACTAGGGGTCCTCTGGGGCCactggtgggtgggggggaggggctggggtgaTGGACAGACCGGATTGGCGCTCCGGCCCTGACGCAGTGCCCCCGCCGGGGTCCGGCCCGGCCCGTACCATCTTGAAGCCTCTGAGGAAGTCCCCGGGCTGCAGCGGCGCCCGCGTGCGCCGCGCCTTCTCCAGCACCGGCGCCATCACGCTGGCCCACAGTCCGCGGTGCAGCCGCGCGATCTCGGGGATGTTGCTGAACAGGCGCTCGGCCTCCACCTGAGCGGGGCGGGAGGTGCGCTCGGCCCCGCCCCGACGACaagccccgccccagccccgccccttcCATCGGCACCGGGGCCCAGGCCTCGCCTCACCTCGCACAGCAGCCCCGACTCTTGCAGGTTCAGGAGGCAGCAGAGGAAcagctgtgggggcagggagcgaGGTAGCTGGGGGGCGTCCCGGTCCCGACGCCCCACCCAGACTCAGACTCCCCTgtaccccttccccctcccaggaAACCCTGAAGCGGCCCGGGACAGAGCCGGTCCACCCCATCAGAAAAGGCCCAGCCTCCACAGCCCAGCGGGGGGTgagcctgccccgcccccacctgcagGGACATCTCTGGGAGACCGGGCCTTGCAGTCACACCTGgagctctttcctccctctctgccctgacTCAGCCTCCGAGTTTTAACGAGGACGTTTTCCATGAACCCCAAGCTCAGGATAGGTGCGCTCCCCTGGCTGAAgtacactcactcacacacacacacacacacacacacactctctctctctttctccatctccacgTCCAGGGGTCCAGGGCGTGGCTGCTGGACAGCTCGTACACAGCAAGTGCTCGGGACTAATCACTGAGTCAATGTGCCCAGTGTCCACCCAGCCGATGCCACACACTTGCCCAAAGTCCCCGGCAGGTGCCTGGCCTGTGGGACTCGTCTCCTCCTCCCTGGGGAGcagcccttctccctctccttcccatgtTCCTTCTGCAAAGCCCCTAACTCTGCTCAAGGGCCCCCCGTGGGAGGCtgcggggctggggcaggagggaaggctGGCTCTGGGCCAGGTGTGGTCCCACACTCACGTTGGTGATCACCCGCAGTTTCTTAATGTAGGAGGCCTCCGTGTGCAGGAGCTCCCACACCGCCTCCTGCTGGTGGCACTGCCTCCGCGTCAGCTTCTGCAGGAAGGGCAGCGGGTCGGCCAAGAGGTCCAGGGAGGAGACACGCAACCTTGCAGGCCACGTCCTTTTCCCGGCGGGAACATGGAGGTCCCCCGAGTCCTGGGCCCTCCTCTCCCATTGAGTCAGCCAAGTGGCGCTGCGCTTTCcttgcctcggtttccccacGGTGAGTTAATGATGTCAGCAGCCTGGCAGGGCTGCCCCACAGAAAGTCCTGTCACTGCGGTGGTACCAACCTCATGCCCGTCAATGAGCTCCCGCCAGCTGTCCTCCAGCTGTAGGCAGGCGtcgtcctcctcttcctcctcatccccctcctcctcccacgaGTCGTGGTCGAAGCGCAGCCGCCGGGCCAGCCGGGGCAGCCCGAAGAGGCCATACGCGTGCAGTTTGCCCTCCAGCTGCTCCATCTTGTCCACCTCCTGGAAGGACACCCatggttgggggcaggggacagggccaGCCAGCTGCCCCGCCCCGGGCCCCTGGGACCACCTACCCGGCCAAAGGTGCTGGTGCTggggcctgagctgaagaagcCACTGAAGCGACTGGCAGCCCTGTTCTTCCAGctgtcaccaccaccactgctgccactgggcagagagcagcTGGAAGACGCGGGGGCCTCCTGGCCAGGGATGCTCGTCTCCCCCAGGAACTCTGACATGTTCTTTCGGCGGCGCCCAGGGGCCTGGCCAGGGAGGGGGATCAAGGCCAGGCCCACCCCGGCTCCCACAGTCCCGCCCCACAGCGGGTTCCCTAGACCTCCGGCAAGCTTGAGATGTGGGAGGGTTTCTGCACACCGCCCACCCCGGAAGGCCACCTCTTCTGAGATCCGTACCTGCTCTGGGGCTGGAAAAGCCAGGCACAAACGCACCTGGGCCACCCCCCGCAGCCCCAAGCACACACAGTCACATGCATATTTCATGCACGTATAAGCACAGCCCCAAGCGGatccacaacacacacacacactctggggCACCAGCAGACACTCAAAGACAAGACCCATTATCTTGGGGTCCCCTGTCCTCAGAGCCAGCCTTGTCTTCCAGAGGGGGAAATTAAAACCCAAGAGAGGGGTGAGGGGCCCAGGTGACCTCCCGCTGagccgctccccacccccagtcccgACAGTGCCTCACCAGGATGTCCAGGCTCTCCCGGCGGCTCTGGGGGTCCGCACGCTCCAAGGAGGGGGTCCCGGCCCTGGCCGGCCGCAGGACCGGCAGACTCAGGGACTTGGAGTCCTTCACTCCCTGCTCCACCTTCCCCTCGTCCCCTGGCTTGGCTGGGGCAGCATCGGGGGGGAAGGAGAGATCCTCAGCCCCAGTGGTGAAGGGGACCACGGACCTCTCTCTCCTGAGGATCCAAACCAAGACCTGGCTGCCCTCGCCTGgggccccgcccccccaccacctaGAGCCAGGGCCCGGCAGAGACACCTGTATGGTAATGAGCCTGCTCAGGGCCGTGGCCAGTGGGAATCTGAGCCTGGGAAGAAGCAGCCGTCTCCAGggggccccagcctgggcccAGCCACCCTGCCTGCCAGGGTCACCACTCACCTTTGACCCGCAGGTAGTGTCCCCCGAACCGGTAGGCCTCAAAGGTGAGGGACAGGGGTGTGTTGGACTGGTCCAGGTAGATATCCACTTTACCCAGGGCTACGCCCTTCCTTTCAAACACCGGCAGCAgcacctccctgccccaggatGGGAGGGGTACGGGTTAGGGGGCAGGCAGAAGGACCCCCTACCCTGGGCACAGCTCCAGCTCCACCCCACCTTACCGATGATGAAGGGAGACACCCACAGGATCATACAGAGGCACCAAGACATACAGGtttgcatgcacgcacacacacacacacacacgcacacaactGCCAACAGAGGGTCACACACTCCTCCAAGTGTCTCCACACAAGCCAGCATGCCCACGCCCTCACACTTGCGGGTCTGCACACCAGGGCAGATGCTGTCACGTGCCGGGCCATATCCAGGAACTGGGCCACGCGCACATGTGTTGGGATACACGGGGGGCTCTGCCCAGAGGTGGGAGCCCTGCTCACTCACAggccaccacacacacatacaccattaGGCCTTTGCGAAGCCATACctaccctcccctgccccactccctctgccttggCCCCACCAAGACCTACCCCAGCGACTTCTTCTTCATGGCTGGAACGATCTCTGTCTCAATGTCCACATTCAGGTCAAATTTCAGGGTGAAGCACTCCTTGCTTGGGTCCTGAAAGGGCACGGGTCCCTTCACTTCGGTGCCCCTTGTCTCTGAACCTCCTCCCAGGGTCCAGGATGGAAACCCCAGCATGGGAGTGAATGCAAGGATCTCCCCAGCCTGCCTTGGTCCCAGGGAGGTCCCCTGTATCCCTCTCGCCCAAGGGAGGAGTTCCTGTAGCATCTGGCTCCTGGCTAAGGTGGGCAGTACTGGGCTGCAGGGcacagtggtgggggagggggacctaCTCACTCCAGACCCCATCCCCGGTCCTGGAGGTCAGAGCAGACAAGCCCAGCCTTGGGGATGGAAAGGGACGGGCCCAGGAAGGGCAGGGGCTGGCAGAAGCCCCCTTGACAGCCTGGGGACCCCTTACATCTGTGTGTCTCCTTCTTGCCTTCTTGGAGAGTTTCAGGCCTGTGCTCTTCCGGTCACTGCAGAACAGGGGGCAGAGGTCAGAGGGCATGGCCAGGCCCTCACCAAGGTGGGATGTGAATGGGCCCTAGCTGGCCGGGCACTCCTTGCTCACCCCAGGGGTGACAGATAACTCAGGTGTGCTCAGGCAGCCCAAGGCCCACAGGGTCTGTACGCCCTCTTGTGGCCAAACACAGGAGCCACACCCAGTGGTACCCAGTCCCGCTGAGTCCTAGCCCTGGAGCTGGAGGCGGGCCCAGGCTGGACAGCCTCCTCCAGGAATCAGGGCGTccatggaggcagggaggggtctccAGTCAGGCCTTCGGAAGCCTCTGGTCTTGGATCTTAGATCAGAGTGTCTGCTCTGCCCACCTACCCTTTGCCGTCCACAgagctttcctcttcctcctccaagtCCACCGCAGGGCTGGTGCGCGGGGGGCATGACCGGGTAGACACATTCCGGGCCAGGACAGAGCCTTTGGAGTAAAGTGAGAGGAAAGGTCatgcctcctccctctctggcccCGTTTTCATCCCGCTACCAGCCCTGGGCTCCCCCTTCCCCGGAGGAGCGAGCGCCCTGCAGGTCTGTGAGGACGGGAAGGGGCTCTGTCATTGCTTCTTATCTCTCCATTGCTAGACTCAAAAAGACACAGGGATGACACCCCAGGCGATGCCCCGCCTTCAGTACAAACCCACCTGTGGCCTCAGTTTACCCTtctataaaataggataaaataggGATGAGGAAATCCTGCCTCTGGGATTGTTGCAGGAAGGGACTAACATCTACAGCTGTCCCCACCACCGTGACGACACCCAAGGTCCCGGGGGCTCGGCAGAGAGTCTTTTCATCCCTCTGACCTCCTATAAGGGGAGACAGGTCTGGCATTTTTGGCCAGGCAGCCGGTGGCCAGCAGGGCTCGGGCCAGGTCCCTACGCAGCAGGAGGGGTTTCTTGTTCCTGTGACCTGCCAGCCCCACCCTCCACCACTCTGCTCGCAGTCCCCAGCCCTAAGGACAAGAAGAAAGGAGACTCTTCCAGGACGGCCCGGGGGCAAGCTGGAGGAGGAACTCCTGGAGACCCACAACCTGCAGACCCACAACCTGATAGAGACAAGCCTGCTCTTGTGATGGGGCACTGTCCCCGGACTTCTCTTATTAAAACACTGGGAGCACAAAAGGGGACGTAACATTCTTGGGTTTCACTGTTTTCGGTCACAGCTCCAGTCCTTGTGACGGCCCTGTTGCCGCGCTGACAGTTACCAAGACGCCATGCCCTAGACAGGGAGTTTGCTGCTGCTCTGGGAACTCGAAGGGACAGGCTGGGGCCCCTCCCCACGCTCACCTTGCGGGGGCAGGTCAAAGCGGACGTGCCCATCATAATGCATGATGCTGTGGAACTTGCTGTCACAGGCCTCACAGAGGTTGAGGGGTCCCCGGCGGTGCAGCTGCTGGCACTCAGCGTGGTGGCATACCTTTTGGGGAAGGGGGGATGGTGGCAGGAAGGGCCCCCAGCGGGCACAGCGGCAGCGGGCACCGCGGCGGCCCGGACCACTGCAGGCCACAGGCCCAGGCTCCTGGTCACTCCCAAGGCTGCTCGTTTCTCAGCCATCCATTCCGCAAGGGGGGCCTCGTGCTCCTTAATTCACTCTGTGGACAGTCCCCCAGCCCCACTATGTGTCCACTGTGAGGAATCCGCCGGGAAAAGCAGATCCCTGCCCTCGAAGAACAAAGTGTGGAGGGGAAACTTCCAGGGAGGAACCACGAGGCCGTTGCTACCAGGGCCTC
Protein-coding regions in this window:
- the PLEKHG5 gene encoding pleckstrin homology domain-containing family G member 5 isoform X4, giving the protein MHYDGHVRFDLPPQGSVLARNVSTRSCPPRTSPAVDLEEEEESSVDGKGDRKSTGLKLSKKARRRHTDDPSKECFTLKFDLNVDIETEIVPAMKKKSLGEVLLPVFERKGVALGKVDIYLDQSNTPLSLTFEAYRFGGHYLRVKAKPGDEGKVEQGVKDSKSLSLPVLRPARAGTPSLERADPQSRRESLDILAPGRRRKNMSEFLGETSIPGQEAPASSSCSLPSGSSGGGDSWKNRAASRFSGFFSSGPSTSTFGREVDKMEQLEGKLHAYGLFGLPRLARRLRFDHDSWEEEGDEEEEEDDACLQLEDSWRELIDGHEKLTRRQCHQQEAVWELLHTEASYIKKLRVITNLFLCCLLNLQESGLLCEVEAERLFSNIPEIARLHRGLWASVMAPVLEKARRTRAPLQPGDFLRGFKMFGSLFKPYVRYCLEEEGCMEYMRGLLRDNDLFRAYVTWAEKHPQCQRLKLSDMLAKPHQRLTKYPLLLKSVLRRTDEPRAKEAVVTMIDSAERFIHHVNACMRQRQERQRLAAVVSRIDAYEVVEGGNDEVDKLLKEFLHLDLTAPIPGASPEETRQLLLEGSLRMKEGKDSKMDVYCFLFTDLLLVTKAVKKAERTKVIRPPLLVDKIVCRELRDPGSFLLIYLNEFHSAVGAYTFQASGQALCRGWVDAIYNAQNQLQQLRAQEHPGSQQHLQSLEEEEDEQEEEDDEEEEEEEGGESSTSAASSPTILRKSSNSLNSQHCASDGSTETLAMVVVEPGETPSSPEFEGGPFSSQSDETSLSTTASSVTPTSELLPLGPVDGRSCSMDSAYGTLSPTSLQDFAAPTPAGEPVPRPPELPQAPSPPPSPRLRRRTPVQLLPRLPHLLKSKSEASLLQLLSGATTCRAPPSPSRSLSELCLAVTVPGTRTQGFPREAGSSGARRGTQNPGHSSEPSELEGRTSCLVGEPERPARRSKELPRVQPEPPPGISAQHRKLTLAQLYRIRTTLLLNSTLTASEV
- the PLEKHG5 gene encoding pleckstrin homology domain-containing family G member 5 isoform X1, coding for MDKGRAAKVCHHAECQQLHRRGPLNLCEACDSKFHSIMHYDGHVRFDLPPQGSVLARNVSTRSCPPRTSPAVDLEEEEESSVDGKGDRKSTGLKLSKKARRRHTDDPSKECFTLKFDLNVDIETEIVPAMKKKSLGEVLLPVFERKGVALGKVDIYLDQSNTPLSLTFEAYRFGGHYLRVKAKPGDEGKVEQGVKDSKSLSLPVLRPARAGTPSLERADPQSRRESLDILAPGRRRKNMSEFLGETSIPGQEAPASSSCSLPSGSSGGGDSWKNRAASRFSGFFSSGPSTSTFGREVDKMEQLEGKLHAYGLFGLPRLARRLRFDHDSWEEEGDEEEEEDDACLQLEDSWRELIDGHEKLTRRQCHQQEAVWELLHTEASYIKKLRVITNLFLCCLLNLQESGLLCEVEAERLFSNIPEIARLHRGLWASVMAPVLEKARRTRAPLQPGDFLRGFKMFGSLFKPYVRYCLEEEGCMEYMRGLLRDNDLFRAYVTWAEKHPQCQRLKLSDMLAKPHQRLTKYPLLLKSVLRRTDEPRAKEAVVTMIDSAERFIHHVNACMRQRQERQRLAAVVSRIDAYEVVEGGNDEVDKLLKEFLHLDLTAPIPGASPEETRQLLLEGSLRMKEGKDSKMDVYCFLFTDLLLVTKAVKKAERTKVIRPPLLVDKIVCRELRDPGSFLLIYLNEFHSAVGAYTFQASGQALCRGWVDAIYNAQNQLQQLRAQEHPGSQQHLQSLEEEEDEQEEEDDEEEEEEEGGESSTSAASSPTILRKSSNSLNSQHCASDGSTETLAMVVVEPGETPSSPEFEGGPFSSQSDETSLSTTASSVTPTSELLPLGPVDGRSCSMDSAYGTLSPTSLQDFAAPTPAGEPVPRPPELPQAPSPPPSPRLRRRTPVQLLPRLPHLLKSKSEASLLQLLSGATTCRAPPSPSRSLSELCLAVTVPGTRTQGFPREAGSSGARRGTQNPGHSSEPSELEGRTSCLVGEPERPARRSKELPRVQPEPPPGISAQHRKLTLAQLYRIRTTLLLNSTLTAS
- the PLEKHG5 gene encoding pleckstrin homology domain-containing family G member 5 isoform X5, with translation MGTGPGVSGRRAASRPGPELPCRAGGHARDGEGQVCHHAECQQLHRRGPLNLCEACDSKFHSIMHYDGHVRFDLPPQGSVLARNVSTRSCPPRTSPAVDLEEEEESSVDGKGDRKSTGLKLSKKARRRHTDDPSKECFTLKFDLNVDIETEIVPAMKKKSLGEVLLPVFERKGVALGKVDIYLDQSNTPLSLTFEAYRFGGHYLRVKAKPGDEGKVEQGVKDSKSLSLPVLRPARAGTPSLERADPQSRRESLDILAPGRRRKNMSEFLGETSIPGQEAPASSSCSLPSGSSGGGDSWKNRAASRFSGFFSSGPSTSTFGREVDKMEQLEGKLHAYGLFGLPRLARRLRFDHDSWEEEGDEEEEEDDACLQLEDSWRELIDGHEKLTRRQCHQQEAVWELLHTEASYIKKLRVITNLFLCCLLNLQESGLLCEVEAERLFSNIPEIARLHRGLWASVMAPVLEKARRTRAPLQPGDFLRGFKMFGSLFKPYVRYCLEEEGCMEYMRGLLRDNDLFRAYVTWAEKHPQCQRLKLSDMLAKPHQRLTKYPLLLKSVLRRTDEPRAKEAVVTMIDSAERFIHHVNACMRQRQERQRLAAVVSRIDAYEVVEGGNDEVDKLLKEFLHLDLTAPIPGASPEETRQLLLEGSLRMKEGKDSKMDVYCFLFTDLLLVTKAVKKAERTKVIRPPLLVDKIVCRELRDPGSFLLIYLNEFHSAVGAYTFQASGQALCRGWVDAIYNAQNQLQQLRAQEHPGSQQHLQSLEEEEDEQEEEDDEEEEEEEGGESSTSAASSPTILRKSSNSLNSQHCASDGSTETLAMVVVEPGETPSSPEFEGGPFSSQSDETSLSTTASSVTPTSELLPLGPVDGRSCSMDSAYGTLSPTSLQDFAAPTPAGEPVPRPPELPQAPSPPPSPRLRRRTPVQLLPRLPHLLKSKSEASLLQLLSGATTCRAPPSPSRSLSELCLAVTVPGTRTQGFPREAGSSGARRGTQNPGHSSEPSELEGRTSCLVGEPERPARRSKELPRVQPEPPPGISAQHRKLTLAQLYRIRTTLLLNSTLTAS
- the PLEKHG5 gene encoding pleckstrin homology domain-containing family G member 5 isoform X3, with protein sequence MDDQSLAEERGLRCQNPDCMDKGRAAKVCHHAECQQLHRRGPLNLCEACDSKFHSIMHYDGHVRFDLPPQGSVLARNVSTRSCPPRTSPAVDLEEEEESSVDGKGDRKSTGLKLSKKARRRHTDDPSKECFTLKFDLNVDIETEIVPAMKKKSLGEVLLPVFERKGVALGKVDIYLDQSNTPLSLTFEAYRFGGHYLRVKAKPGDEGKVEQGVKDSKSLSLPVLRPARAGTPSLERADPQSRRESLDILAPGRRRKNMSEFLGETSIPGQEAPASSSCSLPSGSSGGGDSWKNRAASRFSGFFSSGPSTSTFGREVDKMEQLEGKLHAYGLFGLPRLARRLRFDHDSWEEEGDEEEEEDDACLQLEDSWRELIDGHEKLTRRQCHQQEAVWELLHTEASYIKKLRVITNLFLCCLLNLQESGLLCEVEAERLFSNIPEIARLHRGLWASVMAPVLEKARRTRAPLQPGDFLRGFKMFGSLFKPYVRYCLEEEGCMEYMRGLLRDNDLFRAYVTWAEKHPQCQRLKLSDMLAKPHQRLTKYPLLLKSVLRRTDEPRAKEAVVTMIDSAERFIHHVNACMRQRQERQRLAAVVSRIDAYEVVEGGNDEVDKLLKEFLHLDLTAPIPGASPEETRQLLLEGSLRMKEGKDSKMDVYCFLFTDLLLVTKAVKKAERTKVIRPPLLVDKIVCRELRDPGSFLLIYLNEFHSAVGAYTFQASGQALCRGWVDAIYNAQNQLQQLRAQEHPGSQQHLQSLEEEEDEQEEEDDEEEEEEEGGESSTSAASSPTILRKSSNSLNSQHCASDGSTETLAMVVVEPGETPSSPEFEGGPFSSQSDETSLSTTASSVTPTSELLPLGPVDGRSCSMDSAYGTLSPTSLQDFAAPTPAGEPVPRPPELPQAPSPPPSPRLRRRTPVQLLPRLPHLLKSKSEASLLQLLSGATTCRAPPSPSRSLSELCLAVTVPGTRTQGFPREAGSSGARRGTQNPGHSSEPSELEGRTSCLVGEPERPARRSKELPRVQPEPPPGISAQHRKLTLAQLYRIRTTLLLNSTLTASEV
- the PLEKHG5 gene encoding pleckstrin homology domain-containing family G member 5 isoform X2 → MGTGPGVSGRRAASRPGPELPCRAGGHARDGEGQVCHHAECQQLHRRGPLNLCEACDSKFHSIMHYDGHVRFDLPPQGSVLARNVSTRSCPPRTSPAVDLEEEEESSVDGKGDRKSTGLKLSKKARRRHTDDPSKECFTLKFDLNVDIETEIVPAMKKKSLGEVLLPVFERKGVALGKVDIYLDQSNTPLSLTFEAYRFGGHYLRVKAKPGDEGKVEQGVKDSKSLSLPVLRPARAGTPSLERADPQSRRESLDILAPGRRRKNMSEFLGETSIPGQEAPASSSCSLPSGSSGGGDSWKNRAASRFSGFFSSGPSTSTFGREVDKMEQLEGKLHAYGLFGLPRLARRLRFDHDSWEEEGDEEEEEDDACLQLEDSWRELIDGHEKLTRRQCHQQEAVWELLHTEASYIKKLRVITNLFLCCLLNLQESGLLCEVEAERLFSNIPEIARLHRGLWASVMAPVLEKARRTRAPLQPGDFLRGFKMFGSLFKPYVRYCLEEEGCMEYMRGLLRDNDLFRAYVTWAEKHPQCQRLKLSDMLAKPHQRLTKYPLLLKSVLRRTDEPRAKEAVVTMIDSAERFIHHVNACMRQRQERQRLAAVVSRIDAYEVVEGGNDEVDKLLKEFLHLDLTAPIPGASPEETRQLLLEGSLRMKEGKDSKMDVYCFLFTDLLLVTKAVKKAERTKVIRPPLLVDKIVCRELRDPGSFLLIYLNEFHSAVGAYTFQASGQALCRGWVDAIYNAQNQLQQLRAQEHPGSQQHLQSLEEEEDEQEEEDDEEEEEEEGGESSTSAASSPTILRKSSNSLNSQHCASDGSTETLAMVVVEPGETPSSPEFEGGPFSSQSDETSLSTTASSVTPTSELLPLGPVDGRSCSMDSAYGTLSPTSLQDFAAPTPAGEPVPRPPELPQAPSPPPSPRLRRRTPVQLLPRLPHLLKSKSEASLLQLLSGATTCRAPPSPSRSLSELCLAVTVPGTRTQGFPREAGSSGARRGTQNPGHSSEPSELEGRTSCLVGEPERPARRSKELPRVQPEPPPGISAQHRKLTLAQLYRIRTTLLLNSTLTASEV